A single Anatilimnocola floriformis DNA region contains:
- a CDS encoding diacylglycerol/lipid kinase family protein has product MQTGDSQQQTLPQRQTLAASRRTVLVSVNPRAGYRDRSAAAEHLSEALAGHGFTTEQFTDIALLKARAEELHAADQLRAAVAAGGDGTIALLANITPHGAPLAIMPLGTENLLARHLGLSAEPAAVAQVIADGITHSFDMGDAGGRLFSLMAGCGFDAEVVRRLHTERKGNIHHLSYIKPIFEAIRTYEYPELRVRYAPTDAAAGTELTEELTARWVFVVNIPRYAGGLNLALGAAGDDGLLDVCTFREGSLWNGLLYLGGIMLGQQQSMTDFTHIRTRQLRIEASTDVPFQLDGDPGGTLPVEICVRPGRLNLLVAREWAEKQAASQIAANQ; this is encoded by the coding sequence ATGCAAACTGGCGATTCACAGCAACAAACTCTGCCGCAGCGGCAAACACTGGCGGCTAGTCGACGGACTGTTCTCGTTTCGGTCAATCCGCGGGCCGGATATCGTGACCGCAGTGCCGCCGCGGAGCACCTTTCGGAAGCGCTCGCCGGACACGGCTTCACCACTGAGCAATTCACCGATATCGCGCTGCTGAAAGCCCGCGCTGAGGAGCTGCACGCCGCAGACCAACTGCGAGCCGCGGTCGCAGCCGGTGGCGATGGCACGATTGCTTTGCTCGCCAATATCACGCCCCATGGTGCGCCGCTGGCCATCATGCCCCTCGGCACCGAGAACCTGCTGGCCCGGCACTTGGGCCTGTCGGCCGAGCCGGCTGCCGTGGCGCAGGTGATTGCCGACGGAATCACACACTCATTTGACATGGGTGACGCCGGCGGCCGGCTCTTTTCGCTGATGGCGGGTTGCGGTTTTGACGCCGAAGTCGTCCGCCGCCTCCACACCGAGCGAAAAGGAAATATTCATCATCTGTCGTATATCAAACCAATCTTCGAGGCGATCCGTACGTACGAATATCCGGAACTGCGCGTGCGGTACGCGCCGACGGATGCCGCTGCGGGAACCGAATTAACGGAAGAGCTCACCGCTCGCTGGGTATTTGTGGTCAACATTCCGCGTTACGCTGGCGGCCTCAATCTGGCCCTTGGTGCTGCGGGCGACGACGGCTTGCTCGACGTGTGTACGTTTCGCGAGGGCTCGCTCTGGAACGGTCTGCTCTACCTTGGCGGCATCATGCTGGGGCAGCAGCAATCGATGACAGACTTCACGCACATTCGCACCAGGCAATTGAGGATCGAAGCGTCGACCGATGTACCCTTCCAGCTCGATGGCGATCCCGGCGGCACGCTGCCGGTGGAGATTTGCGTGCGGCCGGGACGGTTGAACCTGCTGGTTGCACGCGAGTGGGCCGAGAAGCAGGCGGCCAGCCAGATCGCCGCAAATCAGTAG
- the kdsA gene encoding 3-deoxy-8-phosphooctulonate synthase → MTRITTTNHPARVGPYACGRGERLLLIAGPCVIESAELTLRIAGELQQIASTRPVNLVFKASFDKANRTSGGAFRGAGIERGLEILAKVKQQFGLPVTTDIHESQQAAVAAQVCDVLQIPAFLARQTDLLIAAAETGRAVNVKKGQFMAPWDMKHVVTKLNAAGCPNVLLCERGTFFGYGTLVNDMRSLPIMRALGPPVIYDATHSVQEPGGLGNATGGNRAMVEPLARAAVAVGVDGLFFETHPQPDQSPSDGPNMIPLDQFAAVLDRVLKVRAAVEDFA, encoded by the coding sequence ATGACGAGAATCACCACCACCAATCATCCCGCCCGCGTCGGCCCTTATGCCTGCGGCCGCGGCGAACGGCTGCTATTGATCGCCGGCCCCTGCGTCATCGAGTCCGCAGAGCTCACGCTGCGAATCGCTGGCGAACTGCAACAAATCGCCAGCACGAGGCCGGTCAATCTTGTATTCAAAGCTTCGTTCGACAAAGCCAATCGAACTAGCGGCGGCGCCTTTCGCGGCGCGGGGATCGAGCGCGGTCTGGAGATTCTCGCCAAAGTGAAACAACAATTCGGCTTGCCTGTGACGACCGACATTCATGAGTCGCAGCAAGCCGCCGTTGCCGCGCAAGTTTGCGACGTCCTGCAGATTCCCGCCTTTCTCGCGCGGCAGACCGATCTGCTGATTGCTGCGGCCGAAACTGGCCGCGCGGTGAACGTGAAAAAGGGGCAGTTCATGGCCCCTTGGGATATGAAACACGTCGTCACCAAGCTCAACGCTGCCGGTTGCCCGAATGTGCTGCTGTGCGAACGCGGCACATTCTTCGGCTATGGCACGCTGGTGAACGACATGCGTTCGCTGCCGATCATGCGAGCTCTCGGGCCGCCGGTGATTTATGACGCGACGCACAGCGTGCAAGAACCAGGCGGTCTTGGTAACGCGACCGGCGGCAATCGCGCTATGGTCGAACCGTTGGCCCGCGCTGCCGTCGCCGTGGGTGTCGATGGCCTGTTCTTTGAAACGCATCCTCAGCCCGATCAATCACCCAGCGATGGGCCCAACATGATTCCTCTCGATCAATTCGCCGCGGTGCTCGATCGCGTCCTCAAGGTTCGCGCCGCGGTGGAGGACTTCGCATGA
- a CDS encoding CDC27 family protein — translation MKDYKAIDRDQPSPEVNREQSSLLIRYWPLIAFLVLLAGFISFNSVGCVPRAQSVMEVDDTKQAASPVDELTLAFEALRGMNNPSSLERDQFRRVTGNRSVTNSLFYLKQWLARQDVDAVKWELDPLFRNLPRALREHPAFRGIDYLDFSQSDLDYLQQCLWLNDIAQRVSQDSAPPELTAWLEAMDKSGQIDGARQLRQAERLFDWTVRNIQLQLLLPQPKGPELKVEEGKQIDQRPPYERGVPGPGYQQLTKHALQFAQGDAWERGRIFVQLCRQAGIPAVMLGIIHENELGGPQAWAAAVYVNEEFYLFDPQLGLAIPGPDRKSIATLSQFIADESLRAALQPPGGEVYPITAENLKNIAVLIESQPESLSRRMKLLEEPLNNARAQSRTEPKPVAGGAAVTRFDLVLTAQPNEWDKKFRRVKHISSVGLWRVPYEAILYAIAIPEASKLDPKISEKWRFREAMMTNEQMIYLGDSQTVDRSLVEGQQQRQRQPRNVTLNQGRDYLLRGRFEDLETAPGARSVYLSFRPSAQKIKLYESSPDFLREMLSEQEYKFLGENPEQRARYMDEIGKAMRYSKNTATFWLGLSYFETGKFENAIQWLEPIARGESGESEWQAGARYVTARSYEALGKNDIAARWYLADDSPQAAGNKLRAEWLKGRGE, via the coding sequence ATGAAAGACTACAAAGCCATCGACAGAGATCAGCCGTCGCCAGAGGTAAATCGAGAGCAGTCCAGCCTGCTGATTCGCTATTGGCCCCTCATCGCCTTCCTCGTGCTGCTGGCCGGTTTCATCAGCTTCAATTCCGTCGGTTGTGTGCCGCGCGCTCAGAGTGTGATGGAAGTCGACGATACGAAGCAGGCCGCTTCGCCCGTCGATGAATTGACGCTGGCCTTTGAAGCGCTGCGCGGCATGAACAATCCATCCTCTCTGGAACGAGATCAGTTTCGGCGCGTGACCGGCAATCGGTCGGTCACCAACTCGCTCTTTTACCTCAAGCAATGGTTGGCTCGGCAGGATGTCGACGCGGTGAAGTGGGAGCTAGATCCGCTCTTTCGTAACTTGCCGCGAGCCCTCCGCGAACATCCGGCGTTTCGCGGCATCGATTATCTCGATTTCTCGCAATCGGATTTGGATTATTTGCAACAGTGTTTGTGGCTGAATGACATTGCGCAGCGCGTCTCGCAAGACAGCGCACCGCCAGAACTCACTGCCTGGCTCGAAGCAATGGATAAGAGTGGCCAGATTGATGGTGCGCGGCAACTGCGCCAAGCCGAACGACTGTTTGATTGGACGGTTCGCAACATTCAACTGCAGCTGTTGCTGCCGCAGCCGAAGGGGCCGGAGCTGAAGGTAGAAGAAGGCAAGCAAATCGATCAACGGCCTCCGTACGAGCGCGGTGTGCCCGGCCCCGGTTATCAACAGCTGACGAAGCATGCGCTGCAGTTCGCGCAAGGCGACGCCTGGGAACGAGGACGGATCTTTGTACAGCTTTGCCGTCAGGCCGGCATTCCGGCCGTGATGCTTGGCATTATTCACGAAAACGAATTGGGCGGTCCTCAGGCCTGGGCAGCAGCCGTGTATGTGAACGAAGAGTTCTACCTGTTCGATCCGCAGCTCGGCTTGGCAATTCCTGGGCCCGATCGCAAGAGCATTGCCACGCTCTCGCAATTTATCGCCGATGAATCGCTGCGAGCTGCGCTGCAACCGCCTGGTGGCGAAGTGTATCCGATCACGGCCGAGAATCTAAAGAACATTGCCGTGCTCATCGAGAGTCAGCCGGAGTCTTTGTCGCGGCGGATGAAACTGCTCGAAGAACCGCTAAACAATGCCCGCGCGCAGTCGCGCACCGAGCCGAAACCTGTTGCGGGGGGCGCCGCCGTTACGCGCTTCGATCTGGTTCTGACAGCGCAGCCCAATGAATGGGACAAGAAATTCCGTCGAGTCAAGCACATCAGCAGCGTGGGGCTGTGGCGAGTTCCTTACGAAGCAATCTTGTACGCGATTGCGATCCCGGAAGCCAGCAAGTTGGATCCCAAGATCAGCGAAAAATGGCGGTTCCGCGAAGCGATGATGACGAACGAGCAAATGATCTACCTGGGCGATTCGCAAACCGTCGATCGCTCCTTGGTCGAGGGCCAACAGCAACGGCAACGTCAGCCGCGGAATGTAACGCTCAATCAGGGACGCGACTACCTGCTCCGCGGCCGCTTCGAAGATCTGGAAACGGCGCCGGGTGCGCGGAGTGTCTATCTCTCCTTCCGACCCTCCGCGCAGAAGATCAAGTTGTATGAGTCGTCGCCCGATTTTCTCCGCGAGATGCTCTCCGAACAGGAATACAAATTCCTCGGCGAAAATCCCGAGCAGCGGGCCCGCTACATGGATGAAATCGGCAAAGCGATGCGCTACTCGAAGAATACCGCCACCTTCTGGCTGGGGCTGAGCTATTTCGAGACAGGCAAATTCGAAAACGCGATTCAATGGCTCGAGCCGATCGCCCGCGGCGAGTCGGGCGAAAGCGAATGGCAGGCCGGCGCGCGCTATGTCACGGCGCGTAGCTATGAAGCGTTGGGGAAGAACGACATCGCGGCCCGTTGGTACCTGGCCGATGATTCGCCGCAAGCTGCGGGGAACAAACTCCGCGCGGAGTGGTTGAAGGGGCGCGGCGAGTGA
- a CDS encoding DUF1549 and DUF1553 domain-containing protein has product MRYITQLVIVAALAVIGKTLVAADILPPASQRFAAATGDEEPSLRRHVLPLLGRLGCNGRACHGSFQGQGGFRLSLFGYDFAADHAALLGGETPRTDLKNPAASLILQKPTLGTDHEGGERLKKNTWQHHLLQRWIAAGAKPVAENEAEILGLIVEPREIVFRKKGEQARLRVIAEWTDGSQEDVTSLCRFRSNDESLAEIDENGVVTALGPGDTAVVAFYDNGVTPIPVLLPVSDLVGAKYPPVATPTKVDELVVAKLSKLGIVPADLCSDADFLRRASLDITGTLPSPAEITSFLADTTSDKRNRKIDELLERPAYATWWATKMCDWQGNTSALGPQGCEQNLNGAKARQWHAWIERRLVRNDPYDKLVAGIVLATGKQPEQSFDDYSAEMSGYFRSDKPADFAARETMPYYWSRRQLGSSSGKALAFAYSFLGVSLQCAECHKHPYDQWTKQDFDQFAMFFDGVRYGGGDRNRTKEMKEALGLTGDEDSGDFKRKFVALLGEGNTLPFKDLSVPRPNPNAKNNKPRPNKAGRVITPRLLGGEEVVTNEYPDPRQPLMDWMRQADNPYFARALVNRVWASYFHVGLIDPPDDLNLANPPSNPALLDYLSAAFIEHQYDLKWLHREITRSYTYQLSCRPNATNLHDERNFSRAVIRRLPAEVTYDALVYATATEEARKTLDEKPAALRAIGVVSGLTGRDAGASNYAVNLFGKPPRAINCDCERSAEPNLLQRVFLRNDQELEQLLDRKDGWLKELSGNKNLKIDDAIIREAYLRTLSRPPNEKELTIAREHAAAADQHAGLRDLLWALLNTKEFVVIH; this is encoded by the coding sequence ATGCGCTACATTACTCAATTGGTCATCGTGGCTGCGTTGGCCGTGATCGGCAAGACATTGGTTGCAGCGGATATTTTGCCGCCAGCGTCGCAACGATTTGCGGCAGCGACCGGTGACGAAGAGCCGAGCCTCCGGCGACATGTATTGCCGTTGCTCGGTCGACTTGGTTGCAACGGCCGGGCCTGTCATGGTTCGTTTCAAGGCCAGGGCGGTTTTCGGCTGTCGCTGTTTGGGTACGACTTCGCTGCCGATCATGCGGCGCTGCTGGGCGGCGAAACGCCGCGCACCGATCTGAAAAATCCCGCGGCGAGTTTGATCCTGCAAAAGCCGACGCTTGGCACGGATCACGAGGGTGGCGAGCGCCTCAAGAAGAACACCTGGCAGCATCACCTGCTGCAGCGCTGGATTGCTGCTGGTGCAAAACCGGTGGCAGAAAACGAAGCCGAGATTCTCGGGTTGATCGTTGAGCCACGCGAGATTGTCTTCCGCAAAAAGGGAGAGCAGGCCAGGTTGCGCGTGATTGCTGAATGGACCGATGGGAGTCAGGAAGACGTCACTTCCCTCTGCCGTTTTCGGAGCAACGACGAATCGCTGGCCGAGATCGACGAAAACGGCGTGGTCACGGCGCTCGGACCAGGCGATACCGCCGTCGTCGCTTTCTATGACAACGGCGTAACGCCGATTCCCGTACTGCTGCCAGTCAGTGATCTGGTTGGTGCGAAGTATCCGCCGGTTGCCACGCCGACGAAGGTCGATGAGCTCGTCGTTGCCAAGTTAAGCAAGCTGGGGATCGTTCCTGCGGATTTGTGCAGCGATGCTGATTTCCTCCGTCGCGCGAGTCTCGATATCACCGGGACGCTGCCATCGCCTGCAGAGATTACCTCCTTTCTTGCCGACACGACGTCAGACAAACGGAATCGCAAGATCGACGAGTTGCTCGAACGACCCGCCTATGCGACGTGGTGGGCCACGAAGATGTGCGATTGGCAAGGAAACACCAGCGCGCTCGGTCCACAGGGTTGCGAACAGAATCTGAACGGCGCGAAGGCCCGTCAGTGGCACGCCTGGATTGAGCGGCGTCTCGTGCGCAATGATCCCTACGACAAGCTCGTCGCAGGCATCGTCCTCGCGACCGGCAAACAGCCGGAGCAATCGTTCGATGACTACAGCGCCGAGATGAGCGGCTATTTCCGCAGCGACAAGCCAGCCGATTTCGCCGCCCGCGAAACGATGCCCTACTATTGGTCGCGGCGGCAACTGGGCAGTTCCTCAGGCAAGGCCCTCGCCTTCGCTTATTCGTTTCTCGGCGTAAGTCTGCAGTGTGCCGAGTGCCACAAGCATCCCTACGATCAATGGACGAAGCAGGATTTCGATCAATTCGCGATGTTCTTCGACGGCGTGCGTTACGGGGGCGGCGATCGCAATCGAACCAAGGAAATGAAAGAGGCCCTTGGTCTGACGGGGGATGAAGACAGCGGTGACTTCAAGCGAAAGTTTGTCGCGCTGCTGGGCGAAGGGAACACTCTGCCGTTCAAGGACCTCAGCGTGCCGCGGCCGAATCCGAATGCCAAAAACAACAAGCCGCGGCCAAACAAAGCTGGCCGAGTGATCACGCCGCGACTCCTCGGCGGCGAAGAGGTCGTCACCAATGAATATCCCGATCCGCGCCAACCGCTGATGGATTGGATGCGGCAGGCTGACAACCCTTACTTTGCGCGGGCGCTCGTCAATCGCGTGTGGGCCAGCTATTTCCACGTCGGGCTGATCGATCCACCCGATGATCTCAACCTGGCTAACCCGCCGAGCAATCCCGCGCTGCTCGACTATCTTTCGGCGGCGTTCATCGAGCACCAATACGATTTGAAATGGCTGCACCGCGAAATTACCCGCAGTTATACCTATCAACTCAGTTGCCGACCGAATGCAACGAATCTGCACGACGAACGCAACTTTAGTCGCGCGGTCATTCGTCGCTTGCCCGCCGAAGTGACTTACGATGCTCTCGTTTACGCAACGGCGACGGAGGAAGCGCGAAAGACTCTCGATGAGAAGCCAGCCGCGCTTCGTGCGATCGGCGTGGTCAGTGGACTCACTGGCCGCGATGCCGGCGCGAGTAACTATGCGGTGAATCTCTTCGGCAAGCCGCCGCGGGCGATCAACTGCGATTGCGAACGCTCGGCCGAGCCGAATTTGCTGCAGCGGGTTTTTCTGCGGAATGATCAGGAATTGGAGCAGTTACTCGACCGCAAGGATGGCTGGCTGAAGGAACTGTCGGGCAACAAGAATCTGAAAATCGACGACGCGATCATTCGTGAAGCTTACTTGCGCACGCTGAGTCGCCCGCCGAATGAAAAAGAGCTGACGATTGCTCGCGAACATGCGGCGGCGGCAGATCAGCACGCAGGGTTGCGAGATTTGCTGTGGGCGCTATTGAATACCAAAGAGTTCGTCGTCATCCATTAA
- a CDS encoding DUF1501 domain-containing protein, with the protein MTHRYCDGVTRRDFFQIGALGSAGLTLSSYLQLASAGEVQPAKGKSAIFIYLGGGPPHMDTFDLKPDAPAEFRGEFNPIDTNVAGLQICEHLPRLAKCADKFAVLRGISHTLAGHELGTSYVNTGSRPVPSLIYPGYGSVISRELTGASDLPHFVAIPNTPQRAGYLGVRYAPLQTGSVPSAGQPYSVRGISLGKDQTPEKFAARNQLLGKLDTGLDEFRNSSKLVEGLDRFGQQAFDLISSPRAREAFDISREDPQIAEPFGTTKFAQSCLLATRLIEAGVKFATVSFGGWDTHSGNFKKCKESLLPELDQGLAGLFNTLDLKGLLPSTTVFVIGEFGRTPKINPSAGRDHWPRAMFALLAGGGIRGGQVIGASDDKGQGPAGEPITPDQVAASFYHSLGIDFRKEYHTSTGRPVTIVREGSVIPTLFG; encoded by the coding sequence ATGACACACCGCTATTGCGACGGCGTTACTCGCCGCGATTTTTTCCAGATCGGCGCGCTCGGATCCGCGGGTCTCACGCTCAGCAGCTATTTGCAACTCGCGAGCGCCGGCGAGGTTCAACCGGCAAAAGGTAAGTCGGCGATCTTCATCTATCTCGGTGGCGGGCCGCCGCACATGGATACCTTTGATCTGAAGCCAGATGCTCCTGCCGAGTTCCGCGGCGAGTTTAATCCGATCGACACAAACGTCGCGGGCTTGCAGATTTGCGAGCACCTGCCGCGATTGGCGAAGTGCGCCGATAAATTTGCAGTGCTGCGCGGCATTAGCCATACGCTGGCCGGCCATGAATTGGGCACCAGTTACGTTAACACCGGCAGCCGTCCAGTGCCGTCGCTCATCTACCCGGGCTATGGCTCGGTGATCAGCCGCGAATTGACCGGCGCCTCTGATTTGCCGCATTTCGTCGCCATTCCCAATACGCCGCAGCGGGCCGGTTATCTGGGTGTGCGATATGCGCCGTTGCAAACCGGCAGCGTTCCGTCGGCAGGGCAACCATACAGCGTCCGCGGCATCTCGCTGGGCAAAGATCAAACCCCCGAAAAGTTTGCCGCGCGAAATCAATTGCTTGGCAAGCTCGACACCGGGCTCGATGAATTCCGCAACAGCAGCAAACTTGTCGAAGGGCTAGATCGCTTTGGTCAGCAAGCCTTTGATCTTATCAGTTCACCTCGAGCTCGCGAGGCCTTTGACATCAGTCGCGAAGATCCCCAGATCGCGGAGCCGTTCGGCACGACAAAGTTTGCGCAGAGCTGTTTGCTGGCGACGCGACTGATCGAAGCGGGCGTCAAGTTCGCCACCGTCAGTTTTGGCGGCTGGGACACGCACAGCGGCAACTTCAAGAAGTGCAAAGAGAGCCTGCTACCGGAACTCGATCAAGGACTGGCCGGACTGTTCAACACGCTCGACCTGAAGGGACTGCTGCCATCGACTACTGTCTTCGTCATCGGCGAATTCGGCCGCACGCCGAAGATCAACCCCAGCGCGGGCCGCGACCACTGGCCGCGGGCGATGTTCGCCCTGCTCGCGGGCGGCGGCATTCGTGGTGGCCAGGTGATTGGGGCCAGCGACGACAAAGGTCAAGGCCCGGCAGGCGAGCCGATTACGCCCGATCAGGTCGCGGCCTCGTTCTACCACAGCCTGGGAATCGACTTCCGCAAGGAATACCACACGAGCACCGGCCGGCCAGTGACGATCGTGCGCGAGGGCTCGGTAATTCCAACGCTGTTTGGTTAG
- a CDS encoding DUF1559 domain-containing protein translates to MSPHGSQDRPRRGFTLVELLVVIAIIGTLVSLLLPAVQAAREASRRIKCQNQLKQLALGVENYESSLRTFPASGIVDTSIAKYESRSGKMFSWIVLTLPYIEQASLHTQFDFNVSVLNQPNEPQQAQPAVLLCPSDSAKGRLYQDPTFTNNKIFGKGNYAAFVGPMHLEDQNRFRGVLTSHQPHAHKDVATDGASNSVMLSEVRTRQQATDPRGAWALPWSATSQLAFDMHDTINSFTTAAVGYTPSASSLGLTQPPNNIRTANLDMVYGCPDPVDAQLKRMPCSAYGPSPYNYLSSPPRSLHPGCVNVAYADGHISTLTDGIDEFVMARLISIEDGQQVTPP, encoded by the coding sequence ATGTCGCCACATGGTTCCCAGGATCGACCGCGCCGCGGGTTTACCCTGGTCGAATTGCTGGTCGTTATCGCCATCATTGGCACCCTAGTTTCGCTGCTCCTTCCCGCCGTGCAAGCCGCCCGCGAAGCTTCGCGACGGATCAAGTGCCAGAATCAACTAAAACAGCTCGCACTGGGTGTCGAGAACTACGAGAGTTCGCTGCGGACCTTTCCCGCCTCCGGCATTGTCGATACGAGCATCGCGAAGTACGAATCTCGCTCGGGCAAGATGTTCAGCTGGATCGTCCTCACCTTGCCGTACATTGAGCAGGCATCGCTGCATACTCAGTTTGATTTCAATGTCTCGGTACTGAACCAGCCGAACGAACCGCAACAGGCACAGCCAGCCGTGCTCCTCTGCCCCAGCGATTCGGCCAAGGGGCGGCTGTATCAAGATCCAACCTTCACGAACAATAAGATCTTCGGCAAGGGAAATTATGCCGCGTTCGTCGGCCCCATGCATCTCGAAGATCAAAACCGTTTTCGGGGTGTGCTGACCTCGCACCAGCCTCATGCCCACAAAGATGTGGCGACCGATGGCGCTTCGAACTCGGTCATGCTTTCGGAAGTCCGCACGCGGCAGCAGGCAACCGATCCGCGCGGGGCGTGGGCGCTTCCTTGGAGCGCGACGTCGCAGCTGGCCTTTGATATGCACGATACGATCAACTCATTTACGACGGCTGCCGTGGGTTACACGCCTTCCGCGTCTAGCCTGGGATTGACGCAGCCACCGAATAACATACGGACCGCCAATCTCGACATGGTTTATGGTTGTCCCGATCCTGTAGACGCCCAACTGAAACGCATGCCCTGTAGCGCCTACGGCCCTTCACCGTACAATTATCTCTCCTCGCCGCCGCGCAGTTTGCATCCCGGTTGCGTGAACGTCGCTTATGCCGACGGGCACATTTCGACACTCACCGATGGCATCGACGAGTTCGTGATGGCCAGACTCATCAGCATCGAAGACGGCCAGCAGGTCACGCCTCCTTAG
- a CDS encoding ATP-dependent DNA helicase RecG, which produces MNVPSVTTDPLLTPSQFLKGIGPVKAELLAKLDLHYARDFIFNFPRAYQDMSELRTVDQLEEGKLASVAGVIEEVDLRNVGTGKSLLGVLIKQGASYLRCLWFNQPYLRGKFQSGRRILISGEPKQQGIRWEMVHPKYELLADDDDVPAGRILPVYSLTEGLNQTQMRRIMAGVVEAYAPLVEDVFPDEFLDTHQLWPIRAALPQMHLPRDQASLEQARRRFIYQELFILQLALAIRKWRLTHHRRAPALPTSARIDARITRLFPFELTTEQRIAIDQIAADMGREVPMNRLLQGDVGSGKTVVAMYAMLLAVAHGKQAALMAPTEVLARQHVQTLTTALEASKVRIGLLVGSLTPAERKKTLDALAAGELDILVGTHAVTHALNQSGAAKDQKPLDGLSDALEGGRFARLGLVVIDEQHKFGVNQRAALKRAGIDPHYLVMTATPIPRTMTMTMFGDLDVSTIRSAPPGRQKIHTYLAEDGQRSRWWNFFRQKIAEGRQGYVIVPLVEETEAVEAASVQQTLEVLQRGELMGHRLAALHGRMTPIEKESAMEAFRRGRVQVLVSTSVVEVGVDVPNATLMTIEGGERFGLAQLHQLRGRISRGSHPGYLCVYANPSTDEAQRRLDAFTRSNDGFELAELDFQLRGPGDLFGTRQHGLPPLRIADLSRDVEIVEEARSDAQTSIAADPDLKDPAYARLKRMVLIRYGEALELGDVG; this is translated from the coding sequence ATGAATGTTCCGTCTGTTACGACCGACCCGCTCCTCACGCCATCCCAGTTCTTGAAAGGGATCGGGCCGGTGAAGGCGGAGTTGCTCGCGAAACTCGACTTGCATTACGCCCGCGACTTCATTTTCAATTTTCCGCGCGCCTATCAAGACATGAGCGAGCTGCGGACGGTCGACCAGCTGGAAGAAGGGAAGCTGGCGAGCGTTGCGGGAGTGATTGAGGAGGTCGATCTGCGCAACGTCGGCACCGGCAAGTCGCTGTTGGGAGTGCTCATCAAGCAAGGAGCTAGTTATCTGCGCTGCCTGTGGTTCAATCAGCCGTACCTGCGCGGGAAGTTTCAAAGTGGGCGGCGGATTCTGATTTCGGGCGAACCGAAGCAGCAGGGCATTCGCTGGGAAATGGTCCATCCCAAGTACGAGCTATTGGCCGACGATGACGATGTTCCCGCCGGTCGCATCTTGCCGGTCTATTCGCTCACCGAGGGGCTGAACCAAACGCAGATGCGGCGGATCATGGCGGGTGTTGTCGAAGCTTATGCACCGCTGGTGGAAGATGTTTTTCCGGATGAGTTTCTCGATACTCACCAACTGTGGCCGATCCGGGCTGCGTTGCCGCAGATGCATCTGCCGCGCGATCAGGCCAGCCTGGAGCAAGCGCGACGGCGCTTCATTTATCAGGAGTTGTTCATCCTGCAATTGGCGCTGGCAATTCGCAAATGGCGGTTGACGCATCATCGACGCGCGCCGGCGCTGCCGACATCGGCGCGGATCGACGCCCGCATCACGCGACTATTTCCGTTTGAACTGACGACAGAGCAGCGCATTGCCATCGATCAGATCGCTGCCGACATGGGACGCGAAGTGCCGATGAACCGGCTGCTGCAAGGAGACGTCGGCAGCGGCAAAACGGTTGTCGCCATGTACGCGATGTTGCTCGCCGTTGCTCATGGCAAGCAGGCCGCTCTAATGGCGCCGACGGAAGTTCTCGCGCGGCAGCATGTGCAGACGCTGACCACCGCGCTCGAAGCCAGCAAAGTGCGAATCGGTTTGCTTGTGGGTTCGCTCACGCCGGCCGAGCGAAAGAAGACGCTCGATGCGCTCGCGGCTGGCGAACTCGATATTCTGGTCGGCACACACGCGGTCACCCACGCGCTGAATCAGTCAGGAGCGGCCAAGGATCAAAAGCCGCTTGATGGCTTGAGCGACGCCCTCGAGGGAGGCCGCTTTGCTCGCTTAGGGCTCGTGGTGATCGATGAACAGCACAAGTTCGGCGTGAATCAACGGGCCGCGCTCAAGCGCGCCGGCATCGATCCGCACTATCTCGTGATGACGGCTACGCCGATTCCACGGACCATGACGATGACGATGTTTGGCGATCTCGATGTTTCGACGATCCGCTCAGCTCCGCCGGGCCGGCAGAAGATTCATACCTATCTCGCGGAAGACGGCCAGCGCAGTCGCTGGTGGAATTTCTTCCGGCAGAAAATCGCCGAAGGGCGACAGGGTTACGTTATCGTGCCGCTCGTCGAAGAAACCGAGGCCGTCGAAGCCGCCAGCGTGCAACAGACGCTGGAAGTGCTGCAGCGCGGCGAACTGATGGGACACCGCCTGGCCGCGCTGCATGGCCGCATGACGCCGATCGAAAAAGAATCGGCCATGGAAGCATTCCGCCGGGGCCGCGTGCAGGTGCTGGTCAGCACGAGCGTCGTCGAAGTCGGCGTCGACGTGCCGAACGCCACGCTGATGACGATCGAGGGCGGCGAACGCTTCGGCTTGGCCCAACTACATCAATTGCGAGGTCGCATCAGCCGCGGCAGTCATCCGGGCTATTTATGCGTCTATGCCAATCCCAGCACCGACGAAGCTCAGCGACGACTGGATGCCTTTACACGCTCGAACGATGGCTTCGAACTCGCGGAACTCGACTTCCAGTTGCGCGGACCGGGAGATCTCTTCGGCACTCGTCAGCATGGCTTGCCGCCGCTGCGAATTGCCGATCTCTCACGCGATGTGGAGATCGTCGAAGAAGCCCGCAGCGACGCTCAAACTTCGATCGCCGCGGATCCTGATTTGAAAGATCCCGCCTACGCCCGCCTGAAGCGGATGGTTCTCATCCGCTACGGCGAAGCGCTCGAACTCGGCGACGTCGGCTAA